One stretch of Podospora bellae-mahoneyi strain CBS 112042 chromosome 2, whole genome shotgun sequence DNA includes these proteins:
- a CDS encoding hypothetical protein (EggNog:ENOG503P62E; COG:S) — protein sequence MVKDTSTVIQEFNELVNMTAPELEDWLTTSASTSSGWAKDDGSGESIGHESGRHIVEMLSKNPERDPQGYEEGDIPHMRKVVAYCKRHLAQEGEAKKDAEGRSYKSLKNWGHDALKKE from the exons ATGGTCAAAGACACTTCCACCGTCATCCA AGAATTCAACGAACTAGTCAACATGACAGCCCCGGAACTGGAAGACTGGCTGACAACCTCTGCCTCCACGTCCTCCGGCTGGGCAAAAGATGATGGGTCGGGGGAGAGCATAGGACACGAAAGCGGGAGACATATTGTTGAGATGTTGAGCAAAAACCCGGAGAGGGATCCGCAGGGgtatgaggagggggatataCCCCATATGAGAAAAGTGGTGGCTTATTGCAAACGGCATTTGGcgcaggagggggaggcgaagaaggatgcAGAGGGGAGGAGTTATAAGAGTTTGAAGAATTGGGGGCATGATGCTTTGAAGAAGGAGTGA
- a CDS encoding hypothetical protein (COG:S; EggNog:ENOG503NX8R) yields MAPRSPPPPTWATLGRATALTLTPHLLSRDHSVISKRALAVSDAQKVTLGVIAAYVVGIAILWNVPYIRWILWPFKMLVIAFHEFGHAITCVLTGGKVKSISLDPREGGVTHMQGGRSGLTLPAGYLGSSLIGALLTFAGFNINASKVASIVIGVAFLLTVWWGRRDWLTIGTVAAAVGLLVGCWFIRGAEALRFVVLFIGVMSSLYSVWDICDDLILRKVNSSDASVFAKRYGGSSQCWGVIWSVISLCFMAAGIVAGIAAFPQSAEQQREDAQKFIPTRF; encoded by the exons atGGCTCCCagaagcccaccaccaccaacctggGCAACCCTCGGCCGCGCAaccgccctcaccctcacaccccacctcctctcccgagACCACTCGGTCATCTCCAAACGCGCCCTCGCCGTAAGCGACGCCCAAAAAGTCACCCTCGGCGTCATCGCCGCCTACGTAGTCGGCATCGCCATCCTCTGGAACGTGCCCTACATCCGGTGGATCCTCTGGCCCTTCAAGATGCTCGTCATCGCCTTTCACGAGTTCGGGCACGCAATCACTTGTGTGCTCACCGGCGGGAAGGTCAAGTCCATATCCCTTGACCCcagagaggggggggtgacGCACATGCAGGGTGGGAGGTCAGGATTAACTCTACCGGCCGGGTACCTCGGGAGTTCGCTCATCGGGGCGTTGCTCACGTTTGCGGGGTTTAACATCAATGCGAGCAAGGTTGCGAGCATTGTTATCGGGGTGGCGTTTTTGTTGACggtttggtgggggaggagggactgGCTCACGATCGggacggtggcggcggcggttgggttgctggtggggtgTTGGTTTATTAGGGGGGCGGAGGCGTTGaggtttgtggtgttgtttatTGGGGTTATGAGCAGTTTGTATAGTGTTTGGGATATT TGCGATGATTTGATCCTGAGAAAGGTTAATAGTTCGGACGCGAGTGTGTTTGCAAAGAGGTATGGGGGGTCGAGTCAGTGTTGGGGGGTTATCTGGTCGGTGATTTCGCTGTGTTTTATGGCGGCGGGCATTGTGGCGGGCATTGCGGCTTTTCCGCAGAGTGCGGagcagcagagggaggatgcGCAGAAGTTTATTCCGACGAGGTtttga
- a CDS encoding hypothetical protein (EggNog:ENOG503Q42U; COG:S): MKSTPQDPSKDPKPTASANKKRTLKDFLESEGPKPKPCTGSDKENDNDSPAKKKIKSPKTTNDDSVANDDDLDSPLSSPPLIPPGLTASGSSRPDRETTAPDTPSRPPPVILTKAPADGPSTASTDPTQKTGEKRKRTVLSAEEKAAKRAEEEAKKAEREAAKQKKAEEAAKAEELKRQKQAEKEAKKREKEDELAKKKQEKEEKERKKREKEEEAAKKARSQATLTSMFGLKSSTSKKDQPAVKSQSGDATTSTKTPTKTQASGQSAYQRMFKDFYLKEHVKLAPAPVQMDEETREVQTKILDEYINGTRTHTPSSRFNAMEVLELPFKVKRGRTFPSVKKIMAEVSSSESRTSQQANHLQELLNQVPVISIKFSEDVRPPYIGTISDYPNGLGALKKLARRPIRTDILPLAYDYDSEAEWQEEDGEDIESLDDEDDEDEDEDMADFLDDENDVGPSRMVFSGGMEPESSGLCWENRKRGTSEPKMYKLRMEFILDKLEHHHSVDPFSAAYWETSKPAKSETGNQKSSAAAKATKSSSGSDSSPKTKKQSATQASCTTPTDAFQALNAGTRKKKSDQPLPPDLQEKLKALVRERPTLSKVGVIELFMDNNANCSKKQIQNAYSELIVRVGREHKVKGE, translated from the exons ATGAAGTCCACCCCCCAGGACCCGAGCAAGGATCCCAAGCCGACCGCGTCTGCGAACAAGAAGAGGACTCTGAAGGACTTTTTGGAGTCGGAGGGACCCAAGCCAAAGCCTTGCACCGGAAGTGACA AGGAGAACGATAACGACAGCCccgcgaagaagaagatcaaaTCACCCAAGACCACCAATGATGATTCGGTGGCCAACGATGACGATCTCGACTCTCCTCTGAGCTCGCCCCCGCTCATACCTCCCGGCTTGACAGCATCTGGGAGCAGCCGGCCCGACCGGGAGACAACAGCTCCTGATAcgccctcccgccccccacCAGTCATCCTGACCAAGGCACCAGCCGATGGGCCGTCCACTGCTAGCACCGATCCCACGCAGAAAACCGGCGAAAAGAGGAAGCGTACCGTTCTGAGTGCTGAAGAGAAGGCGGCcaagagggcggaggaggaggccaagaaggcggagagggaagctgccaagcagaagaaggctgaggaAGCTGCCAAGGCCGAGGAACTGAAGCGCCAAAAGCAGGCGGAAAAGGAGGCAAAGAagcgggagaaggaagatgagctagccaagaagaagcaggagaaggaggagaaggagaggaagaagcgggagaaggaggaggaggcggccaagaaggctcGCAGCCAAGCGACTCTTACCAGCATGTTCGGCTTGAAGTCCAGCACATCCAAGAAGGACCAGCCAGCCGTCAAATCTCAGAGCGGTGATGCGACGACCTCGACAAAGACACCCACCAAGACTCAGGCCAGCGGACAGTCTGCTTATCAACGAATGTTCAAGGACTTCTATCTCAAGGAGCATGTCAAGCTGGCGCCAGCGCCAGTTCAGATGGATGAGGAGACTCGGGAGGTGCAGACAAAGATTCTTGACGAGTACATCAACGGCACTCGGACGCACACCCCTTCCTCTCGCTTCAATGCCATGGAGGTTCTTGAGCTTCCGTTCAAGGTTAAACGTGGCCGCACTTTCCCAAGCGTCAAGAAGATCATGGCTGAAGTCTCATCATCTGAGTCTCGGACTTCTCAGCAAGCTAACCACCTGCAGGAGCTCCTGAATCAGGTTCCAGTCATCTCCATCAAGTTCTCCGAGGATGTGCGGCCGCCCTATATTGGGACCATCAGCGACTACCCCAATGGTCTTGGTGCTctcaagaagctcgccaGGCGCCCAATCCGTACAGACATCCTCCCTCTGGCCTATGACTACGATTCTGAGGCTGAGTggcaggaagaggatggcgaaGACATTGAGTCcctggatgatgaagatgatgaagacgaggatgaggacatGGCGGATTTCCTCGACGATGAGAATGACGTGGGGCCCTCACGGATGGTGTTTTCTGGGGGGATGGAGCCTGAGAGCAGCGGACTGTGCTGGGAAAACCGCAAGCGTGGCACATCTGAGCCGAAGATGTACAAGTTGAGGATGGAGTTTATTCTTG ACAAACTTGAACATCACCACAGCGTCGAtcccttctccgccgcctaCTGGGAGACCTCCAAGCCGGCCAAATCTGAGACAGGCAACCAGAAGTCGAGCGCAGCTGCGAAGGCGACAAAATCGTCATCCGGTTCGGATTCGAGTCCAAAGACCAAAAAGCAGTCTGCTACACAGGCCTCTTGTACCACGCCCACAGATGCGTTCCAGGCTCTTAATGCTGGAACGCGCAAGAAGAAATCTGACCAGCCACTGCCCCCCGATCTgcaggagaagctcaaggctctGGTCAGAGAGAGGCCCACGCTGAGCAAGGTGGGAGTGATTGAGCTCTTTATGGACAACAATGCCAATTGCAGTAAGAAACAGATCCAGAACGCCTATTCTGAGTTGATTGTCAGGGTTGGCAGGGAGCACAAGGTGAAGGGGGAGTAG
- the LAP4 gene encoding vacuolar aminopeptidase 1 (COG:E; MEROPS:MER0001255; EggNog:ENOG503NVRC) yields the protein MTRHTPAFIRARDSNLSIRSMAMEQAMMASRASPVANDGLNKVDAKELKPEAFTKPYCEFMTENPTVFHAVGYFKEKLAKAGYKELSHRDSWIGKLEPGGKYYVTRNGSSIIAFAVGKAYKPGNGAAMIAGHIDALTARLKPTSTKPGNNGYVQLGVAQYAGALNETWWDRDLSIGGRVIVRDPDTGKTTVKLAKLDWPIARIPTLAPHFGIGMMGHNNRETETVPIIGLDNSDVHGASTTSSEPPLGGVGSFAATQPPKLVKLIASQIGVQDYSTILNWELELYDSQPAQVGGMDKEFIFAGRIDDKLCSWAAFMALLHAKQEEEEGIIKLVALFDDEEIGSLLRQGARGNFLPLTVERAVESLAARDGKTPFGPGLMGQTFANSFLVSSDVTHAAHPNFTQTNLAEHSPRLNVGVALCVDASAHMTTDSVSMAILDRIATLAGTVNQRHMIRNDSRSGGTVGPMLSSAMGCKAADVGIPQLSMHSIRATTGSLDPGLGLKFYKGFLDNWEKVDKEWRP from the exons ATGACTCGCCACACTCCTGCCTTCATCCGGGCCCGCGattccaacctctccatccgtTCCATGGCCATGGAACAGGCGATGATGGCCTCGCGCGCCTCTCCTGTCGCCAATGATGGTCTCAACAAGGTCGACGCCAAAGAGCTTAAGCCCGAGGCCTTCACCAAACCATACTGCGAGTTCATGACCGAGAACCCCACAGTCTTCCATGCCGTCGGCTacttcaaggagaagctcgcAAAGGCTGGTTACAAGGAGCTTTCCCATCGCGATAGCTGGATTGGCAAGCTGGAGCCTGGTGGAAAGTACTATGTTACCCGCAATGGCAGCTCCATCATCGCCTTCGCTGTCGGCAAGGCCTACAAGCCCGGGAATGGTGCTGCGATGATTGCTGGCCACATCGACGCTCTTACCGCCCGCCTCAAGCCTACAAGCACGAAGCCAGGAAACAATGGATACGTTCAATTGGGTGTCGCGCAATATGCCGGTGCTTTGAACGAGACTTGGTGGGACAGAGACCTGAGCATTGGTGGCCGTGTCATCGTCAGAGACCCCGACACTGGCAAGACAACGGTGAAGCTCGCCAAGCTTGACTGGCCAA TTGCTCGTATCCCTACTCTCGCTCCTCACTTTGGAATCGGCATGATGGGCCACAATAACCGCGAAACCGAAACCGTTCCAATCATTGGTCTCGACAACAGCGACGTTCATGGTGCCTCGACCACCTCGTCTGAACCCCCTCTCGGCGGTGTTGGTTCCTTTGCCGCTACCCAGCCCCCCAAGCTTGTCAAGCTCATCGCTTCGCAAATTGGCGTCCAAGACTATAGCACAATCCTCAACTGGGAGCTCGAGCTTTACGACTCCCAGCCGGCCCAAGTCGGCGGTATGGACAAGGAGTTCATTTTTGCCGGTCGCATCGACGACAAGCTCTGCTCCTGGGCCGCCTTCATGGCTCTTCTCCACgccaagcaggaggaggaggagggcatcatCAAGCTCGTCGCTCTCTTCGACGATGAGGAGATTGGCTCTCTGCTCCGCCAAGGTGCTCGTGGCAACTTTCTCCCTCTGACAGTCGAGCGCGCCGTCGAGTCCCTCGCTGCCAGAGATGGCAAGACTCCCTTTGGCCCAGGCCTCATGGGTCAAACCTTTGCCAACTCGTTCCTCGTCTCCTCCGACGTCACCCACGCCGCCCACCCCAACTTCACCCAGACCAACCTCGCCGAGCACTCGCCACGTCTCAACGTCGGCGTTGCCCTCTGCGTTGACGCCTCTGCCCACATGACCACCGACAGTGTGTCGATGGCCATTCTGGACAGAATCGCCACTCTGGCTGGCACCGTCAACCAGCGCCATATGATCCGCAACGACAGCAGATCAGGCGGCACCGTCGGCCCAATGCTGAGCAGCGCCATGGGGTGCAAGGCTGCCGATGTCGGTATCCCGCAGCTGAGCATGCACAGCATCCGCGCTACTACCGGTAGCTTGGATCCCGGCCTCGGTCTCAAGTTCTACAAGGGCTTCCTGGACAACTGGGAGAAGGTTGACAAGGAGTGGCGCCCTTAG
- a CDS encoding hypothetical protein (EggNog:ENOG503P1H5), whose protein sequence is MLVQASHARPAGTMLETEYARRRAPPMDPAMSAIAYSHSRTRTTSSNIFPAHFQSPAAPPNNYYPQTHLAQPHVQHQRRSPSVNTFSTISSGGAPYRNSPSMDIRRSTSSRSGGAPGSPQQPGGYVALLRKQKATVWCDRAQQEDARLLAQQRMAKVRANSEVVGANNSPSLGPVSAGRTSTGLSSAGGKVAAKIRHHGKPTVIGYSPGSNFNVVGGVPLRLSATEVEGEESEDEATIQRSNHRRQGSSSRSSTTSSRKTAPPYRSSGGLGQVTQGGGTRWSPHGTPERSGSLVEDTQGEQQFASEEAYGKAKSFASGSSGERLDTVPDLQANSAQVANNSARNASLTREKSLRTPDELKRRGSVDERTMTLTTGRLYIANPD, encoded by the coding sequence ATGCTTGTTCAGGCGTCGCATGCGCGACCGGCCGGAACAATGCTTGAAACTGAATATGCTCGCCGGCGAGCCCCTCCCATGGATCCGGCGATGAGCGCCATTGCCTATTCCCATTCCAGGACCCGCACAACCTCGTCGAACATCTTTCCCGCCCACTTTCAATCGCCGGCCGCCCCTCCAAACAATTACTACCCGCAAACACATCTGGCTCAACCTCATGTGCAGCATCAGCGCCGGTCTCCCAGTGTAAATACGTTCAGCACCATTTCCAGCGGCGGTGCCCCTTACAGAAACTCCCCTTCCATGGACATCAGGAGATCGACCTCGAGCCGTTCCGGCGGGGCACCCGGTTCTCCCCAGCAGCCAGGAGGCTATGTGGCCCTCCTTCGAAAGCAAAAGGCTACGGTATGGTGCGACCGCGCTCAGCAGGAAGATGCTAGGCTTCTCGCCCAGCAACGCATGGCCAAGGTGCGGGCTAACTCCGAGGTGGTCGgagccaacaacagccctTCGCTCGGACCCGTGAGTGCCGGTCGGACCTCGACCGGGCTCAGCTCTGCCGGCGGAAAGGTTGCGGCAAAGATCAGACACCACGGAAAACCCACCGTTATTGGATACTCCCCAGGAAGCAACTTCAACGTCGTCGGCGGTGTTCCTTTACGTCTTAGTGCTAcggaggtggagggcgaggaaagCGAAGATGAAGCCACCATTCAGAGATCCAATCACCGCCGGCAAGGTAGTtccagcaggagcagcacgACCAGCAGCAGGAAAACAGCACCACCGTATCGCTCGTCCGGAGGCCTCGGTCAGGTTACACAAGGTGGAGGAACTCGGTGGAGCCCGCACGGAACTCCCGAACGGTCAGGATCACTGGTGGAAGACACGCAGGGCGAGCAACAATTCGCCAGCGAGGAGGCTTATGGGAAAGCAAAGAGCTTCGCCAGCGGTAGCAGCGGCGAGCGACTGGACACTGTGCCTGACCTCCAGGCAAACAGTGCACAGGTGGCCAACAACAGTGCGAGAAATGCCTCGTTGACCCGCGAAAAGAGTTTGAGAACACCAGACGAGCTCAAGAGACGAGGAAGTGTGGACGAGAGAACAATGACTCTCACGACTGGCCGCTTGTATATTGCCAACCCCGATTGA
- a CDS encoding hypothetical protein (EggNog:ENOG503NXE3) → MTPTLSHWKGGSRMVWSQLWTTVVTCVLLVSPVNSQQTGNNPDWPRWCGKVYEAGYPNFDPGGQTVEPPPHPCGCPLLHVQFQPRYSLYVSTETTGEFVVNAAFSPYHGTIWPPTNSTTRWAGRLVFSINSAETDAPLVQATVPVNTTGNRFSFNLSHLGPPRLEPYPVVLYGAPESGQPSWTATANVSYLPDKTNGSITRIDSWKGGLWVKNAASNNTFEPYLPYGFYASHDNFLRENDTKLIDAYRDLGLTGMVPLASWAEIPEVLSHMDGIDLKYMYNLRYGYKNLSYVEENVLWARDKEGLFAYWTADEPDGWQDPFHLPVAARSRIRELDPYHPSVITLNCQNYHFAQYSSGADILMSDVYPIGINATFSKWNTACNLTHGDCGCDNCLGIVQDVPSRLDTLGQHERWLGLWPKTKFHNPQSFHGQDYWLRDPTVGEEHAMNVLAFNHGAKGIISWLWPTSTVLAEAHGQLAKVVTGGMVRGFVVGGDQVEGPRGVGARVRGNERVEVVDAALVVDEGLPALATSLVLVALRG, encoded by the exons ATGACACCAACGTTATCTCATTGGAAAGGTGGAAGCAGGATGGTGTGGTCACAGCTATGGACAACCGTGGTGACGTGCGTGCTGCTGGTATCACCGGTGAATTCTCAACAGACGGGAAATAACCCAGATTGGCCGAGATGGTGCGGGAAGGTGTATGAAGCTGG GTATCCCAACTTCGACCCAGGCGGACAGACAGTcgaaccccctccccatccctgcggctgccctctcctccacgtCCAGTTCCAGCCCCGATACAGCCTCTACGTTTCCACCGAAACAACCGGTGAATTCGTCGTCAACGCTGCCTTCTCCCCGTACCACGGCACCATCTGGCCGCCTACCAACTCCACGACCCGGTGGGCCGGCAGGCTCGTCTTCTCCATCAACTCAGCCGAGACCGACGCCCCTTTGGTTCAAGCAACTGTTCCGGTCAACACAACAGGCAACCGCTTCTCGTTCAACCTTTCCCATCTCGGCCCCCCCCGACTTGAGCCCTACCCGGTCGTTCTCTACGGCGCCCCGGAGTCAGGTCAGCCAAGTTGGACGGCAACAGCCAACGTCTCGTATTTGCCGGATAAAACAAACGGGAGCATCACCCGGATCGACAGCTGGAAAGGCGGGCTTTGGGTGAAGAACGCCGCTTCGAACAACACCTTTGAGCCGTACCTACCGTACGGGTTCTACGCTTCGCACGACAACTTCCTGCGAGAAAACGACACCAAGCTGATCGATGCGTACCGAGACTTGGGGCTGACGGGGATGGTGCCCCTGGCCAGTTGGGCCGAGATTCCGGAGGTGTTGAGTCACATGGATGGAATTGATCTGAAATACATGTACAACCTCCGCTATGGGTACAAGAACCTGAGCTATGTCGAGGAGAACGTTCTCTGGGCGAGGGACAAGGAGGGGCTTTTTGCCTACTGGACCGCGGATGA ACCGGACGGCTGGCAAgaccccttccacctccccgtCGCCGCCCGATCCAGGATCCGGGAGCTGGACCCGTACCACCCCAGCGTCATCACCCTAAACTGCCAAAACTACCACTTCGCCCAGTACAGCTCCGGCGCCGACATCCTCATGTCAGACGTCTACCCCATCGGCATAAACGCCACCTTCTCCAAATGGAACACCGCCTGCAACCTCACCCACGGCGACTGCGGCTGCGACAACTGCCTCGGCATCGTCCAGGACGTCCCCTCCCGCCTCGACACTTTGGGCCAGCACGAACGCTGGCTCGGCCTCTGGCCCAAGACAAAattccacaacccccaaagtTTCCACGGGCAGGATTACTGGCTGAGGGACCCCAccgtgggggaggagcacGCGATGAATGTTTTGGCTTTTAACCATGGTGCCAAGGGGATCATAAGCTGGCTGTGGCCGACGAGCACTGTCCTTGCGGAGGCGCATGGGCAGTTGGCCAAGGTTGTGacgggggggatggtgagggggtttgttgtggGGGGTGATCAAGTCgaggggccgaggggggtgggagcgagggtgagggggaatGAGAGGGTTGAGGTCGTCGACGCGGCG TTGGTGGTTGACGAGGGACTGCCGGCGTTGGCAACGAGTCTTGTTCTGGTCGCTCTCAGGGGTTGA
- the SYG1 gene encoding Xenotropic and polytropic retrovirus receptor 1 (COG:U; EggNog:ENOG503NTYU), whose translation MKFAKELEQDAVPEWRVKYLNYKQGKKHVKAVIRAINRAAVTPTLARRAEADQHHYKTPSTYFNIGHNFTPPPPKANDDGLLGGEPDETGKAKAVKEVATPRDDERSGLARSPASEVQYGSFGPVPSRSSYRHDFELPAPAMKVPSRTSEHGAPSSPPLNRLALHRSASMVATVPSGYPTPSKVNLGADGTPRQRMSRLFTAGSTHTRNASNRFTGGNKMEIGMQNLDSVRSAERDFFVFLDSELAKIESFYKEKEDQATERLMALRAQLHEMRNRRTAEITEARKKRETGRNRSPSDDDAGEQQGKDGSRDWIAPLKGKFFKPGPNSKALQKMTQTPVIHPQNVDEGRDYVRRPPGDDVPYRSAKRKLKVALQEFYRGLELLKSYALLNRTAFRKLNKKYDKAVKARPSYRYMNEKVNRSWFVNSDILDGHIRTVEDLYARYFERGNHKIAAGKLRNLNKRAGDSSDSAFRSGITIGLGGVFAVQGLIYGAELLFSEDDDLRTQTAYLMQLYGGYFLVLFLFILFTLDCRMWTKNKVNYPFIFEFDQRNFLDWKQVAEFPSFFFALLGVFMWLNFSRLGDWEEMYLYYPVVLICITLGILFFPAPILHHKARRWFLYSHYRLLLSGLYPVEFRDFFLGDIWCSLTYATCNIELFFCLYANSWYDPEQCNSSHSRLMGFFGALPPIWRALQCIRRYYDTKNVFPHLVNCGKYTMTILTAVFLSLYRIENSQANLSLFITFGTVNAIYCSIWDLFMDFSLLQAGARQKLLRSITALRPVSIYYIIMTLDPILRFSWIFYAIFTHDSQHSTIVSFLVAFAEVFRRGIWTLLRVENEHCANVAQYKASRDTPLPYHLNTSTSSVEDTTPPAQQQQQPPAGLLGPAAINPATPGVDQQDQIRPLGQHHRKPSTIPPRTPASQVLHRTPTNVGGGTPQSIAVSDTPAEESGPAAAFRRRYTDTIGKKSILQAMAEAHKQDFEKKRLPLGSEPSSTARRGSARPDEGDDEEIKSEEEEEDDDEDDETGSVEEERMRVREAEGLVNRARGVNAGSESD comes from the exons ATGAA GTTCGCAAAAGAGCTTGAGCAGGACGCTGTTCCAG AATGGCGCGTCAAGTATCTCAACTACAAGCAGGGCAAGAAGCACGTCAAGGCAGTCATCCGAGCCATCAACCGTGCAGCCGTCACGCCCACGCTGGCCAGGCGCGCAGAGGCCGATCAGCACCACTACAAGACTCCCTCTACCTACTTCAACATCGGCCACAActtcacaccaccacccccgaaAGCGAACGATGATGGACTGCTTGGTGGAGAGCCGGATGAGACGGGAAAGGCCAAGGCGGTCAAGGAGGTAGCAACTCCACGGGACGATGAGCGATCAGGTCTGGCGAGGTCCCCAGCCAGTGAGGTTCAGTATGGCAGCTTTGGTCCGGTGCCATCTCGCTCGAGCTATCGGCATGACTTTGAGCTCCCTGCGCCGGCGATGAAAGTTCCATCCAGGACCAGTGAACACGGtgccccttcttcacctcccttGAACCGACTGGCGTTGCACAGAAGCGCCTCCATGGTAGCTACGGTTCCGAGTGGCTATCCGACCCCCTCCAAGGTCAATCTGGGTGCAGATGGTACGCCTCGCCAACGCATGTCTCGGCTCTTCACGGCCGGGTCGACACACACGCGGAATGCGTCCAACAGATTTACTGGCGGGAACAAGATGGAAATCGGGATGCAAAATCTAGATTCCGTCCGATCTGCGGAACGTGACTTCTTTGTCTTTCTCGACAGCGAACTGGCCAAGATTGAGTCGTTttacaaggagaaggaggatcaGGCGACCGAGCGGTTGATGGCACTGCGAGCACAGCTGCACGAAATGCGCAACAGGAGAACGGCCGAGATCACGgaagcgaggaagaagcgCGAGACAGGCCGGAATCGGAGTCCCAGTGATGACGACGCCGGTGAGCAGCAGGGCAAGGACGGCAGTCGTGATTGGATCGCCCCCTTGAAGGGCAAGTTTTTTAAACCGGGGCCCAATTCGAAAGCCCTCCAGAAGATGACACAAACACCGGTCATCCACCCTCAAAACGTCGACGAAGGGCGGGACTACGTCCGGAGACCACCTGGAGACGACGTTCCCTACCGAAGCGCGAAGCGGAAGCTCAAAGTGGCATTGCAAGAGTTCTACCGCGGCCTGGAGTTGCTCAAGTCCTACGCGCTGCTCAACCGGACTGCCTTTCGCAAACTCAACAAGAAGTATGACAAGGCGGTTAAGGCCCGCCCGTCATACCGATACATGAATGAGAAAGTGAACAGGTCCTGGTTTGTCAACAGCGACATTCTCGATGGACATATTCGAACTGTGGAGGATCTCTATGCCCGCTACTTTGAGCGTGGAAACCACAAGATCGCGGCTGGAAAGCTTCGAAACTTGAACAAGCGCGCTGGGGACTCCTCTGACAGCGCGTTCCGCAGCGGCATCACAATTGGACTTGGAGGTGTCTTTGCAGTTCAGGGGTTGATCTATGGAGCAGAGCTTTTGTTtagcgaggatgatgacctCCGAACACAAACTGCATATCTGATGCAGCTGTACGGAGGGTATTTCCTCGTgcttttcctcttcatcctgTTCACTCTCGACTGCCGCATGTGgaccaagaacaaggtcaACTATCCCTTCATCTTTGAGTTTGACCAACGGAACTTTTTGGACTGGAAGCAGGTGGCCGAGTTTCCTagcttcttctttgcgcTCCTCGGCGTTTTCATGTGGCTCAACTTTTCGAGGTTGGGTGACTGGGAGGAGATGTACTTGTACTACCCGGTCGTTCTGATTTGCATTACCCTGGgcatccttttttttccggCACCTATTCTTCACCACAAGGCCAGGAGGTGGTTCTTGTACTCGCAT TATCGGCTTCTCCTTTCAGGTTTATACCCAGTCGAGTTTCGTGATTTCTTTCTGGGCGATATCTGGTGTTCGTTGACCTATGCCACCTGT AATATCGAACTGTTCTTTTGCCTCTACGCCAACTCCTGGTACGACCCAGAGCAGTGCAACTCGTCTCATTCCCGCCTCATGGGCTTCTTCGGCGCCCTGCCACCAATCTGGCGTGCCCTCCAGTGCATCAGGCGTTACTACGACACCAAAAACGTCTTTCCTCATCTGGTCAACTGCGGGAAATACACCATGACGATCCTCACCGCCGTGTTCCTGAGTCTTTACCGCATCGAAAACAGCCAAGCCAACTTGAGTCTCTTCATCACCTTTGGCACGGTCAACGCGATCTACTGCTCCATCTGGGATCTGTTTATGGATTTCTCACTCCTCCAAGCCGGCGCTCGGCAAAAGCTGCTCCGGAGCATTACCGCCTTGCGTCCAGTCAGCATATACTACATCATCATGACCTTGGATCCTATCCTCCGCTTCTCCTGGATCTTTTacgccatcttcacccaCGACAGCCAGCACTCGACGATTGTTTCATTTCTTGTCGCCTTTGCGGAGGTTTTCAGAAGGGGTATCTGGACCTTGCTCCGTGTGGAGAATGAACACTGCGCCAACGTAGCGCAGTACAAAGCCTCCCGTGACACGCCCCTACCTTATCATTTGAATACCTCTACTTCCAGCGTGGAGGATACAACGCCCcccgcccagcagcaacaacaaccaccagctGGTCTGTTAGGTCCAGCTGCCATCAACCCTGCCACTCCGGGGGTTGATCAACAAGATCAGATCCGCCCGTTGGGCCAGCATCACAGAAAACCATCTACTATTCCCCCTCGCACACCGGCATCTCAGGTCCTCCATCGGACTCCTACCAATGTTGGAGGTGGTACTCCACAGAGCATTGCAGTTAGTGACACCCCCGCGGAGGAAAGCGgtccggcggcggcgtttAGGAGACGGTATACAGACACTATTGGGAAGAAGTCGATTTTGCAGGCCATGGCGGAGGCGCACAAGCAGgactttgagaagaagaggttgcCGTTGGGGTCGGAGCCGTCGTCTACGGCCAGACGGGGCAGCGCGAGAcctgatgagggggatgatgaggagattaaaagtgaagaagaggaggaagatgacgatgaggatgacgagacggggagtgtggaggaggagaggatgagggtcagggaggcggaggggttggtgaataGGGCCAGGGGGGTTAATGCGGGGAGTGAGAGTGATTAG